One segment of Pseudomonas sp. FP2196 DNA contains the following:
- a CDS encoding 1-acyl-sn-glycerol-3-phosphate acyltransferase, with protein sequence MLFVFRMLLMGLHFILAGMLGVILGLCRPFNPDNSRLCARLYALPAMCILRLRVKSDVSGLMNKPDSCVIIANHQSNYDLFVFGNVVPRRTVCIGKKSLKWVPLFGQLFWLAGNVLIDRGNAQKARQSMLTTTNTLQNEDTSIWVFPEGTRNLGEELLPFKKGAFQMAIAAGVPIVPVCVSSYVKHMRLNRWRSGKILIRSLPAIPTVGLTMEDMPMLISQCREQMRECIESMDRQLQAA encoded by the coding sequence GCTGGCATGCTGGGAGTGATTCTCGGGTTGTGCCGTCCATTCAATCCGGACAACAGCCGTCTATGCGCCCGTCTCTATGCATTGCCGGCCATGTGCATTTTGCGTCTGCGGGTGAAATCCGATGTCAGCGGCTTGATGAACAAGCCCGACAGTTGCGTGATTATCGCCAACCATCAGTCCAACTATGATCTGTTCGTGTTCGGCAATGTGGTGCCGCGCCGCACCGTCTGTATTGGCAAAAAAAGCCTGAAGTGGGTACCGCTGTTCGGGCAACTGTTCTGGCTGGCGGGCAACGTGTTGATTGATCGTGGGAATGCGCAAAAGGCGCGTCAGTCGATGCTCACCACGACCAATACCTTGCAGAATGAAGATACGTCGATCTGGGTATTCCCGGAAGGCACGCGCAATCTCGGTGAAGAGCTGCTGCCATTCAAGAAGGGCGCGTTCCAGATGGCAATTGCCGCCGGCGTGCCAATCGTTCCGGTGTGTGTCAGCAGTTACGTCAAACATATGCGCCTGAACCGCTGGCGCAGCGGGAAAATTCTCATACGCTCGCTACCCGCAATTCCTACTGTCGGACTGACCATGGAGGACATGCCCATGCTCATCAGCCAGTGCCGCGAGCAGATGCGCGAGTGCATCGAATCGATGGATCGGCAACTGCAAGCCGCCTGA